A region of Aliivibrio fischeri DNA encodes the following proteins:
- the purU gene encoding formyltetrahydrofolate deformylase encodes MEKKILLTDCPDSRGLIAKITNICYKHQLNIVHNNEYVDNVTGQFFMRTELEGIFNDVTFLADIDEALPSGSHRKLVTEPRKKVVILVTKEAHCIGDILIKAYSGAMNIDIAAVVGNHDVLGGLIEKFDIPFHYVSHEGLSREEHEEKMLEVINSYEPEYVVLAKYMRVLTPNFVAQFPKKIINIHHSFLPAFIGAKPYQQAYDRGVKIIGATAHFVTNDLDEGPIIKQDVIPVDHNFSAEDMAMAGRDVEKSVLSKALTKVLNDHVFVYGNKTVIL; translated from the coding sequence ATGGAAAAGAAAATACTATTAACGGATTGCCCTGATTCTCGTGGGCTAATAGCAAAAATAACCAACATTTGTTACAAACATCAGCTTAACATTGTTCATAACAATGAATACGTTGATAACGTAACAGGTCAGTTTTTTATGAGAACAGAGCTAGAGGGCATTTTTAATGATGTCACTTTCCTAGCAGATATTGATGAAGCACTCCCATCAGGAAGTCATCGTAAATTGGTGACTGAGCCACGAAAAAAAGTGGTTATTCTCGTCACTAAAGAAGCACACTGTATTGGTGATATTCTAATTAAAGCCTATTCTGGTGCGATGAATATCGATATTGCTGCAGTTGTGGGAAATCACGATGTATTAGGCGGCCTCATTGAAAAGTTCGATATCCCTTTTCACTATGTTTCTCATGAAGGGCTATCACGCGAAGAGCATGAAGAGAAAATGCTTGAAGTGATTAACTCTTATGAACCAGAATACGTTGTATTAGCAAAATATATGCGTGTATTAACACCAAACTTTGTTGCTCAATTCCCTAAAAAAATCATTAACATCCATCACAGTTTCTTACCTGCTTTCATTGGAGCAAAACCTTATCAGCAAGCTTATGATCGCGGTGTAAAAATCATTGGTGCCACCGCACACTTTGTGACGAATGATTTAGATGAAGGTCCAATCATTAAACAAGATGTTATCCCTGTGGATCACAACTTTAGTGCTGAAGATATGGCAATGGCTGGTCGTGACGTAGAGAAATCAGTATTGAGTAAAGCGCTAACAAAAGTATTGAACGATCACGTTTTTGTTTACGGCAATAAAACCGTTATTCTTTAA